A region of Haliotis asinina isolate JCU_RB_2024 chromosome 9, JCU_Hal_asi_v2, whole genome shotgun sequence DNA encodes the following proteins:
- the LOC137297357 gene encoding neuronal acetylcholine receptor subunit beta-4-like: MDLAWNTSQYHDNTIIEVEPGKLWTPGIILSNSIDSQEPVASRNVFVSWQGYASWQLPGTFRTSCKIDVYRYPFDKQRCLVTIMPTFGHKINFTVDAINLQSVKDMTVQNGEWNYLHTNSQLVPVEPGCVNAAQFVISLERRPTYYVINIIFPMVLMSLLNPCVFLIPARSGEKLAFLMAVFVSHAVFLNLIQQTMPPTSDSVSLLALFLALLEVQGFLTILASIAVLGVHHRKEKAEETAAKHKMSGTELVEVKHGRRFRGCCMSFSLERALDGVFFILSLTISLACCTDAISVEGAILVPKPSLSSSNKLIIILKSTTTQVFLEIWEQMSNPIEHLWDEVQRRLNDVRPRPTIAAKLSQVYHRIWAKGPMGFINRLIHSMYRRWNAVVNAHPVIKYDQGDYESTTFGGLL; the protein is encoded by the exons ATGGACCTCGCTTGGAACACGTCCCAGTACCACGATAATACGATCATTGAGGTAGAGCCTGGTAAATTGTGGACCCCTGGTATAATATTATCAAACAGCATAGACAGTCAGGAGCCAGTCGCCAgcagaaatgtttttgtttcgtGGCAAGGGTACGCGTCGTGGCAGCTGCCCGGCACCTTCCGTACATCGTGTAAAATAGACGTATATAGATACCCTTTTGATAAACAAAGATGTCTCGTCACCATCATGCCTACATTCGGACACAAAATAAATTTTACAGTAGATGCCATAAATCTACAAAGCGTGAAAGACATGACCGTACAGAATGGGGAGTGGAATTACCTGCACACGAATTCCCAGCTAGTGCCGGTGGAACCTGGGTGCGTGAATGCAGCACAGTTCGTAATATCATTAGAAAGAAGGCCAACCTACTacgtcatcaacatcatcttcCCCATGGTGCTCATGTCTCTCCTGAACCCATGTGTGTTCCTTATTCCCGCCAGGTCGGGGGAGAAACTCGCCTTCCTTATGGCTGTGTTTGTCTCTCACGCTGTGTTCCTCAACCTCATCCAACAAACCATGCCCCCCACCTCCGACTCCGTCTCCTTGCTTGCCTTGTTCCTGGCTTTACTGGAGGTGCAGGGCTTCCTCACCATTCTCGCGTCCATCGCCGTTCTCGGCGTGCATCACCGGAAGGAGAAGGCTGAAGAAACGGCTGCAAAGCACAAGATGAGTGGGACTGAACTGGTAGAGGTGAAACATGGGAGGCGATTCAGGGGGTGCTGTATGTCCTTCTCACTTGAGAGAGCTTTGGATGGAGTATTTTTCATACTGTCGTTGACAATATCTCTTGCTTGTT gcactgatgccatctctgtagaaggcgccattttggtccccaaaccaagcctcagtagcagcaataagctcattatcatcctgaaatctacgactaCGCaggtgtttcttgagatttgggaacagatg TCCAACCCGATAGAACACTTGTGGGACGAGGTTCAAAGGAGACTCAATGATGTGCGACCAAGGCCGACAATTGCAGCTAAACTCTCGCAGGTGTATCACCGTATCTGGGCAAAAGGTCCTATGGGCTTCATCAACCGTCTCATCCACTCCATGTACAGACGATGGAACGCTGTTGTCAACGCTCA CCCCGTCATCAAGTATGACCAAGGAGACTATGAGAGTACGACATTTGGCGGCTTGCTCTAG